From a single Sander vitreus isolate 19-12246 chromosome 4, sanVit1, whole genome shotgun sequence genomic region:
- the crbn gene encoding protein cereblon isoform X2 — translation MADEGVGGEDNINDNMGNQLQLLPDNEEEEEEDNMETEDRDSEVAEKPTLITFDPSLPTSHAYLGSDMEEFHGRTVHDEDSCQTIPVLPHTAVMLVPGQTLPLQLFRPQEVSMMRSIIQRDRTFAVLAHSNDTGEPDAEFGTTAEIYAYREEQEYGIETVKVKAVGRQRFKVHEIRTQADGIRQAKVQILPERILPDPLSAVQLTPLSRLHMHPSSKPPTQTCKQAQRWWNNYQQRKFHCASLTPWPPWVYALYDSESLMNRVKKQLHEWDENLKDDSLPTNAVDFSYRVAACLPIDDALRLQLLKIGSAIQRLRCELDIMDRCTSLCCKQCQDTEITTKIEIFSLSLYGPMAAYVNPHGYVHETLTVYKANNLNLVSRPSTLHSWFPGCCFNSRSGDRPACFGDHAVLSDLHSGSTFQRPSSDSGLDVLLLSESTS, via the exons ATGGCTGACGAGGGGGTTGGAGGTGAAGACAACATTAACGACAACATGGGGAACCAGTTACAGCTTTTACCAG AcaacgaggaagaggaggaggaagataaCATGGAGACTGAAGACCGAGACAGTGAGGTAGCAGAGAAGCCCACCCTCATCACCTTTGACCCCAGTCTTCCCACATCACATGCT TACCTGGGTTCAGACATGGAGGAGTTTCACGGCCGTACAGTCCACGATGAAGACAGCTGTCAGACCATCCCTGTGCTGCCACACACAGCTGTGATGCTCGTGCCAGGCCAGACATTGCCTCTGCAGCTCTTCAGGCCGCAGGAGGTCAGTATGATGCGGAGCATTATCCAGAGAGACCGCACCTTTGCTGTGCTCGCACACAG CAATGACACAGGTGAGCCGGATGCAGAGTTTGGGACAACAGCGGAAATCTATGCTTACCGAGAAGAGCAGGAATATGGCATTGAAACTGTCAAAGTGAAAGCTGTGGGGAGGCAGAGATTCAAGGTCCATGAGATAAGAACTCAGGCAGACGG GATCAGACAAGCCAAAGTACAGATCCTTCCAGAACGAATCCTTCCAGATCCTCTCTCTGCCGTGCAGCTAACACCCCTCTCCAGGCTCCACATGCACCCCTCCTCCAAACCCCCAACTCAGACCTGCAAACAGGCCCAGCGCTGGTGGAATAACTACCAACAG AGGAAGTTTCACTGTGCCAGTTTGACGCCATGGCCACCCTGGGTCTATGCTCTCTACGACTCT GAGTCGCTAATGAACAGAGTGAAGAAACAGCTCCATGAATGGGACGAGAATCTGAAGGATGACTCTCTCCCGACGAACGCCGTAG ACTTCTCCTACAGAGTGGCAGCCTGTCTGCCCATAGATGACGCTCTGCGGCTCCAGCTGCTGAAGATCGGCAGTGCCATCCAGAGACTTCGCTGTGAACTGGACATCATGGACCGG TGCACGTCACTGTGCTGTAAGCAGTGCCAGGACACAGAAATCACCACAAAAATTGAGATCTTCAG CTTGTCTCTGTACGGCCCCATGGCTGCATACGTCAACCCTCACGGTTACGTCCATGAAACCCTGACTGTCTACAAAGCAAACAACCTCAACCTGGTCAGCAGGCCATCCACACTGCACAGCTGGTTTCCAGG CTGCTGTTTCAATTCGCGCTCCGGAGACAGGCCTGCTTGCTTCGGTGACCACGCCGTCTTGAGCGACCTCCACTCCGGGTCTACTTTTCAGCGTCCTTCGTCGGATTCGGGACTCGACGTGCTGCTCCTTTCTGAATCAACCTCCTGA
- the crbn gene encoding protein cereblon isoform X1 encodes MADEGVGGEDNINDNMGNQLQLLPDNEEEEEEDNMETEDRDSEVAEKPTLITFDPSLPTSHAYLGSDMEEFHGRTVHDEDSCQTIPVLPHTAVMLVPGQTLPLQLFRPQEVSMMRSIIQRDRTFAVLAHSNDTGEPDAEFGTTAEIYAYREEQEYGIETVKVKAVGRQRFKVHEIRTQADGIRQAKVQILPERILPDPLSAVQLTPLSRLHMHPSSKPPTQTCKQAQRWWNNYQQRKFHCASLTPWPPWVYALYDSESLMNRVKKQLHEWDENLKDDSLPTNAVDFSYRVAACLPIDDALRLQLLKIGSAIQRLRCELDIMDRCTSLCCKQCQDTEITTKIEIFSLSLYGPMAAYVNPHGYVHETLTVYKANNLNLVSRPSTLHSWFPGYAWTIAQCRTCGSHMGWKFTATKKDLTPARFWGLTRSAMLPRIPQDKGEEGRQGSRLFCL; translated from the exons ATGGCTGACGAGGGGGTTGGAGGTGAAGACAACATTAACGACAACATGGGGAACCAGTTACAGCTTTTACCAG AcaacgaggaagaggaggaggaagataaCATGGAGACTGAAGACCGAGACAGTGAGGTAGCAGAGAAGCCCACCCTCATCACCTTTGACCCCAGTCTTCCCACATCACATGCT TACCTGGGTTCAGACATGGAGGAGTTTCACGGCCGTACAGTCCACGATGAAGACAGCTGTCAGACCATCCCTGTGCTGCCACACACAGCTGTGATGCTCGTGCCAGGCCAGACATTGCCTCTGCAGCTCTTCAGGCCGCAGGAGGTCAGTATGATGCGGAGCATTATCCAGAGAGACCGCACCTTTGCTGTGCTCGCACACAG CAATGACACAGGTGAGCCGGATGCAGAGTTTGGGACAACAGCGGAAATCTATGCTTACCGAGAAGAGCAGGAATATGGCATTGAAACTGTCAAAGTGAAAGCTGTGGGGAGGCAGAGATTCAAGGTCCATGAGATAAGAACTCAGGCAGACGG GATCAGACAAGCCAAAGTACAGATCCTTCCAGAACGAATCCTTCCAGATCCTCTCTCTGCCGTGCAGCTAACACCCCTCTCCAGGCTCCACATGCACCCCTCCTCCAAACCCCCAACTCAGACCTGCAAACAGGCCCAGCGCTGGTGGAATAACTACCAACAG AGGAAGTTTCACTGTGCCAGTTTGACGCCATGGCCACCCTGGGTCTATGCTCTCTACGACTCT GAGTCGCTAATGAACAGAGTGAAGAAACAGCTCCATGAATGGGACGAGAATCTGAAGGATGACTCTCTCCCGACGAACGCCGTAG ACTTCTCCTACAGAGTGGCAGCCTGTCTGCCCATAGATGACGCTCTGCGGCTCCAGCTGCTGAAGATCGGCAGTGCCATCCAGAGACTTCGCTGTGAACTGGACATCATGGACCGG TGCACGTCACTGTGCTGTAAGCAGTGCCAGGACACAGAAATCACCACAAAAATTGAGATCTTCAG CTTGTCTCTGTACGGCCCCATGGCTGCATACGTCAACCCTCACGGTTACGTCCATGAAACCCTGACTGTCTACAAAGCAAACAACCTCAACCTGGTCAGCAGGCCATCCACACTGCACAGCTGGTTTCCAGG GTACGCCTGGACAATTGCTCAGTGCCGAACCTGCGGGTCTCATATGGGTTGGAAGTTCACAGCCACCAAGAAGGACTTGACTCCAGCTCGTTTCTGGGGTCTGACCCGTTCAGCTATGCTCCCTCGTATCCCCCAGGAcaagggggaggaggggagacaGGGCTCTCGCCTCTTCTGCCTGTGA